Below is a window of Flavobacterium sp. N2820 DNA.
AGTTTGTAAGCCGAAAGTTGAAAACGGTTTTGCAATTTTTCTCCGTGATGCAACAACCAACTTTCCACTTGAAACAATCCTTCTAAATTTTGCAATTGAGCATGGAATTTTTCTTGTAAAGATTCGGGTGTTCGATACAATAACATGGCGTGAATTCTGGCATCGTGAATTGGATTTTTGGAATTATTCAAAATCAAATCTTGAATTAATACATTTCCAATCAACCAATCAGAAGCTTTCCAACTTGTTGCTACCGGAATCAGATTTGCAATTGCTTTTGGTCGAATAACCGTCATTTCCCAAGCAATTGCACCGCCTAAACTTCCTCCAATAACAGCAAAAATTTGAGTCACTTTAAACGAATCGATTCCTTTCCAGAATAAATTAGCAATATCGTGGTTTGTAAAATCTTGATAATTTTCAATCAAATTTTCTTTGTCTTGATAGCCGTTTCCGGGAATATTGAAAGCTAAAACTGCATATTTTTTAGTATCGATAATTTTATCATCGCCAATTAACGATTGCCACCAACCGTTTTCACCAATAACTTGCGAATTTCCAGTTAAAGCATGATTCACTACCACCAAAGGTGCAGAACCTACAGGTTGCCCGAACAGTTGATAGGACAAAATCACTTTTGCTTGCACAACTCCATTTTGCAATGGAACATTTTGAAACACTATTTTTTGAATTTTACTCATCTTTCTTTTAAAAAAAAGACTGCCTTTAGGTAGGTCTATCGGCAGCCTTCAAACAAACAAAAACCTAAACTAAATTTTGAACTGGCAATTTTTCGAAAACACTTTGTAAATCGGCTTTCAAATCTTCAATATCTTCTAATCCAACTGATAAACGAATTAAATCTTTCGTTACTCCGGTTGCAATTTGTTGTTCTTCTGACAATTGTTGGTGCGTTGTACTTGCAGGATGAATAATCAATGATTTTGTATCGCCAATATTTGCCAATAAAGAGAAAAATTGAGTGTCATCAGCTACTTTTTTAGCGGCTTCATAACCGCCTTTTAATCCAAAAGTTACGATACCACTTTGTCCTTCTGGTAAGTATTGCTGGGCTAAATTGTAATATTTTGAGGAAATCAATCCAGGATAATTTACCCAAGCCACTTCAGAACGTTTTTGTAACCATTTCGCTAATTCTAAAGCATTCTCACTGTGTTTTTTGATTCGAATTGCTAAAGTTTCCAAACCTTGAATAATTTGAAATGCATTGAACGGACTTAAAGCAGCTCCTAAATCGCGTAAGCCTTCGATTCTAACTTTTGCAATAAATGAAGCTGCACCTAAAACTTCATAATATTTCAATCCGTGATAACCTGCTGAAGGTTCTGTGAATTCTGGGAATTTTCCGTTGCTCCAATCGAAATTTCCTGCATCGATGATAACACCTCCAAGAGAAGTTCCGTTTCCACCGATGTATTTGGTTAACGAGTGAATAACGATGTTTGCTCCGTGTTCGATTGGGTTCAGCAAAAAGGGTGTTACCACTGTGTTATCCACAATAAAAGGCACTTTGTAGGTTTGTGCGGCTTTTGAAATGGCTTTTAAATCGAGTACATCTAATTTTGGATTTCCTAAACTTTCGGCGAAGAACACTCGGGTATTTTCTTGAGCTGCATTTAAGAAATTTTCTGGATTTGATGGATCTACAAATGTTGTGGTGATGCCTAATCTTGGCAAAGTCACGTTTAATAAATTGTAAGTTCCGCCATATAAACTGTTAGAAGCTACAATGTGATCGCCTGCTTTTAATAAAGTTAACAAAGCAGTAGAGATTGCTGCGGTTCCTGAAGCGGTTACGACAGCTCCAATTCCGCCTTCTAATTTGGCTAAACGTTGTTCTAAGATATCGTTTGTTGGATTATTTAATCGTGTGTAAATAAAACCCGCTTCAGCTAAACCGAAAAGATTGGCTGCATGATCTGAATTTTTGAAAACGTAGGAAGTAGTTTGGTAAATTGGAACTGCCCTTGTTCCACCATTTTTAGTTACGTCGTGTCCTGCGTGTAGTGCGTTTGTTGCAAATTTATGTGTACTCATGATATTTTATTTTTTGATGTTATTGTATTTTTTAATGTCTTTACTGAGTTTGATTCAGTTACACATTCGACAACATCGTCTTGGATTATAAATGGCTATTTTCATTATTTTGTTGATTTTTAGAAATAAAAAAACCTCTGCTTTTCGACAGAGGTTATATTGAATTAATTTACTTTTAAAATTATGCAATAGTCTTCCTCTGCGGATTGTTCCACATCATCATACATATATTGCACATTGTAAAGTTCATTTTCTATTTCTTTTAGTTTGATGGGACAAAATTAGATTTATTTTCTACAATAAAAAAATAAATAGATTATTTTTCTAAATTTTGCTATTTTAAATAATTAAAATAGATTTTTATTCTAAAAAAATAACATATTACAAAAATAAAATCTATTATAAATAAAAAAAGAGGCAAAAGCCTCTTTTTCTATAATAAGTTATGTTAAATAAGTCTAATTTTTCACAAATTTAGCCGTACCTTTTCCTTCATTTGTTTCAATCGAAATGAAATAAACTCCAGAAGATAAATCTGAAACATCAATAGAATTAATTGCTGTAGAACTTGAAGAGACTACTCTTCCGTTTAAATCCGTAATCGATAAATTATTGATAGTCATTTCGTTTTTAACAGAAATATTTAATACATTATTTACTGGATTAGGATAAAATGAAAAATTATTTTTGAAAAAAGAATCAGAACTTAAAGGTCTATCAACTGAAAAAGTATCCAGTCCTATAATATTCGAATTAGCACCACTTGGTCCTCCATTTGTAACAAAATATCTGAATCCAACTTTACAAGGCACAACCCCTGTTAAACCACTAACAGTGTAAGAATATTGTGTCCAAGTAAATGGATAACCTGAAGTAGTTAAAGTTGGGTTTATAGAAACCGCCAATGTCGTAAAAGCCCCAACGCTAGCATCACCTACTGGATTTCCAGACGCTGCAACATCAGTAGAATTTAATCTCATCTCTAATCTATCAGGATAAATTGTTCCTGTACCTGTTCCTCCTGCACGAGAATAAAAAGTAATTACATCCCCATTTTGAAGGCTAATTGTAGGTGTAATTAACCAATTACTAATTGTTCCAGCCCCTGTTGTGCTATTAAAATTACACAATGTAAATGAAGTAGTACCTCCTGCTTGGCCCCCTGTAGTAAATGCAGTTCCCCCACCTTGTGCCCAAGTTGAAGCTCCTAATGGAAGACTTTGATTAGTAGTTGTCCAACCTAATCCTGCTAAATTAGCAAACGTATCAAAACCTTCACTAATTAAATTTTGTGCTTGAAATGTTAGTGACACTAACAAAAAGCTTAAAGAAAGTAATTTTTTAATCATATCTATGTTTTTTTTAGTTTAACCTTAAATTTATGAATAACAAACAATTAAAAAACAAATTCCCGATAAAACATACAATAATTCCGACGAAAGCACAATATTAAAAAAAAAGCGAACAACTATTTGGAATTCAATTTCATTTCATACATTTGCAAACGAAAACAAAGAGGAAAAATTTGAACTGATTGCAACCTCATTAAAAAAATGCTAAAGCAGTATTCCCTACTCCTTTACGTAATTGCAATCTTTTTTTTCTCGCTTAATTTATAATAATTTTAATTATGGCTTATTTATTTACGTCAGAATCAGTGAGTGAAGGACATCCTGACAAAGTTGCAGATCAAATTTCAGACGCATTAATTGATAACTTTTTAGCATTTGACCCTGAGTCAAAAGTAGCTTGTGAAACATTAGTTACAACAGGACAGGTGATTTTAGCTGGAGAAGTAAAATCTAATACTTATTTAGATGTACAAACAATTGCAAGAGATGTAATCAAAAAGATTGGTTACACAAAAAGCGAATATATGTTTGAAGCAAATTCATGTGGTGTTTTATCAGCTATTCATGAGCAATCTGCTGACATCAATCAAGGAGTTGACAGAGCAAGTAAAGAAGAGCAAGGTGCTGGTGACCAAGGAATGATGTTTGGCTACGCTACAAATGAAACTGCTGAATTCATGCCGTTAGCATTAAAATTATCTCATCAATTATTACAAGATTTAGCTGATTTAAGAAGAGAAAACAACGAAATCACCTACTTACGTCCAGACGCAAAATCACAAGTTACTTTAGAATATTCTGATGACAACAAACCGGTTCGTATTGATGCTATTGTGGTTTCTACACAACATGATGATTTTGCTGACGAACCAACAATGTTAGCAAAAATTAAAAAAGATATTATCGAAATTTTGATTCCGAGAGTGATTGCTAAAAATCCGCAATATGCTCATTTATTTAACGATGCCATTAAATACCACATTAACCCAACAGGAAAATTCGTTATTGGAGGACCTCACGGCGATACTGGTTTAACAGGAAGAAAAATTATTGTAGATACTTATGGAGGAAAAGGAGCGCATGGTGGTGGTGCATTCTCAGGAAAAGATCCATCTAAAGTAGACCGCTCAGCTGCATATGCTACACGTCATATTGCTAAAAACTTAGTTGCTGCTGGTGTAGCTGACGAAATTTTAGTACAAGTTTCTTATGCAATTGGAGTTGCTGAGCCAACATCAATCAACGTAAACACTTATGGAACTGCAAAAGTGAACTTAACCGACGGAGAAATCAGTAAAGTAGTAGAAAGCATTTTTGATATGCGTCCGTACTTTATTGAACAACGTTTAAAGCTTAGAAATCCAATCTACAGCGAAACTGCAGCATACGGACACATGGGAAGAACTCCAGAAACCGTAACCAAAACATTTTCTGCTCCAGGTGGTTTAACAAAAACTGTTTCTGTTGAATTGTTTACTTGGGAAAAATTAGATTTTGTTGACAAAGTAAAAGCTGCTTTTAAGATTTAATTATCATTACATTATAAAACAAAAAAGCCTGACTTAAACAGTCAGGCTTTTTTATTACAAATCAAGTCTCTATAAATTATACTTCAAACTTAAAATTAAAAATCTAGGTTGCACTCGATAACTTGAAAAATTACTAGTTCCTCCCAATTGACTAAAACTATTAGTATCTAACGATTTTGTATCTAATAAATTTGTTCCTGATAATTTCCATTCCCATTTACTGTCTTTTTTCTGATAAATTAAACTTGCCGTTAAGAAATCATACTCACTATCAATGGTTTTAGATTTGTTGTAATTGTGATAAAAATTATACTCAGAAGTAAACGAAAAAGCATCTAAGAAATAATACTCTAAGGTTAACGAAGGACTATCTGTATAAATTACATCAGAAAAATTGTCGCTAATAGAATAATTATAGGATAAACCCAGATTTGGAATTGTTTTATAATTCGTCGAAAAACCAATAGTATAACTTTGATTAAACGATTCTGTAGTTTGAATTTCTGTTGGATTATTATTTGGATCCGTATCAGAATCTGGATAAACACGAATGTTGTTAAACTTATTCCAATTCAAACTTGCTCTTATATTTGCTTTGTAATATTTTGCGAATGAACGACCATAATTTCCACTACCTGACAACGATTCATCTGCAAAAGAAGAATTAATATTAACTGCAGAAGAAACTTGGTTAACTCCTGTCAATAATGATTTATTCTTAATTGCATCCACTTGTTTGGAATATGAAATGTTTGCAAAAATATTCTCAAAATTAAACATGTTATACTTAAAATAACGCAAAGAATGCACTTGCGAAGTAGAATTTTCTAAGAATCTATTACCACTAAATAAACTGTTATAATTAGAAAACACATAGCCTTGAGCTAATCTATTTATATCAGTAAAATTATTTGATAATGAATAATTATAGGTTAATGTTTCCGATTTTTTAATTTGCCAAAGCGCATAAACATCTGGTAAAATCCTATTAAACGATTGCTTGTTTGAAGTTCCTAATTGCTCGTCATTCATATTGTATTGATGCACACTGAATCCAGGGTTGAAAGTGAATTTTCCTAACAAAAACTTATAATGAACCCCAAGAAAAACATCATTAAACGAATAATTTACATCGTTTGAATTTTCTACAGCTGACAAATTATTTTGCGAACCATCATCTAATATTTGAAAAATCGAAGAATTGAAATTTTGATATGAATAGGTGTTTCCTAAAGTCAAGTTAATGTTACTTTTTGGTGTAACCATATAATAATAATCAAATTTTGAGTCTAATTTATTGGTTTTCACAAAACGACTTTGGTTAACATCATCTCTTAACTGCGTTCCATTATATCCAGACAAAACAAAAGGTTGCGTTTCTAAATTGGCATTATAAAAAGGGTCTTCTTCTTGAAATAAATGTTGAAATTCTGCCGCAAAAACATGTTTGTCATTTAATGTATAATAGTAATTCAAGTTTTGGTTTAACGAAAAAGGATTTTGTTTTTTATTCGTATAAATATCCGAAAGCAAATTAGAAAACACACTTGAATTCTCTTTTTGGTCAGAAAATTTTACCAAAGCATCATAATCAAAATGCATTTTTTCGGAAGGTACATAACTTGAACTTAATTTCAACAACGCTTGCTTACTGTCCTGACGGGTAAAATCTTGACGTGTTTCTGTGATCGTTTGCGAAGTGCCATCTGGCAAATTGTCGATACGATTAGAAATGTTTGTAGTTTCAATCTCCGTTTTGTTTCCCAATAAAATTCCAAAACCACTTAATGTCCATGCTTTAGTAGGATTAAAACTAAAATTTGCAGCTCCAAAAGTAGACTCAATATTTGCGGCTTGATTATTACGAAGTCCTAATATACCCAAATCATTTGAAGTTACATTAAACGAAGAACCACCTTTGCGCATCATGTTTTTAAATCCGCCCGTGAACTTAAAATAATCTTGTGCTGTTAATGGTAACTCGCCAATATTGTTTTTATTTCCAATAATGTTTAAACTGTATTTTGGATTGTAATAAAACAATTTTGGATTGATGATATAGCGTTCTTCTTCATGTCCAACACCAATTCCTGCGGTCATGTCTCCAAACCAAAAATTCTTTTTACCTTCTTTTAATTTAATATTCAAAGCAATACTTTCTTCGTTGTTTTCCAATCCTTTAAGATTAGAAACTTCGTTGTAATTTCGTAAAACTTGGATTTTATCTAATGCATCCGCTGGAATATTTTTAGTAGCTAATTTGGTGTCGCCATCAAAAAAATCTTTTCCTTCGACCATTACTTTTTGCACTTTTTTCCCTTCAATTTCAATTTCACCATCTTTATTTACTTCAACACCAGGCAATTTTTTTAGTACATCTTCTAATTTTCGTTCGGTTCCATTCGTAAATGAATCTGAATTATAAATTATGGTATCGCCCGAAATGGTTACAGGCATTTCATGTACTACTTCGACATCATTTAACACTGTCCCTTCTTTTAAAGTAATCGGGAAATTCATATTTGAAGCTGTCGTATTTACTGTTTTTTCAAAAGATTGGAAACCAATATAACTTGCTTTAATGGTATATGCCGTATTCGCTTTTAAATTCAATATAAATTTTCCAGCTTCGTTGGTGATTGCATAAGCATCCATTGCTTTTGTTTGCTGATTTATCGCCATAATATTAGCCATATCTAAACCAACACCTGTAGTATCTTTAACAGTACCTTCAAAACGGATATTTTGAGAAAAGGCACTTGTAGAAAGTGCCATTAAAAGTAATAATATTATTTTTTTCATATTGTATTGTAAAGATTATCTACTCATTCTAAATCCACCACGTTGTTGACCTCCGGGCCCAGAATTCATCTCTTGCATTTCCTCCATTTTTTTCTTTACAATATCGTTGTATTCTGTTTGAGTAACTTCTTTTCCTTTAGTTACGGGTTTAATTTCAACTTTATCTTTAGTATTCATAACAATTTTTGTACACAACATAACCGTTTTTCCATCATTAACTTCTAAAATTAACCCAGGTAAACCCCAATAATTTTCCGGCCCTTGATTTACAGGGATTTCTGGACAATACCATGCAGTAATGGTATTTTCTTTTGGCATTTCCCAGTCTTCGGTAAAATTGGTTTTATTTGCTTTGGTAGTATCTTTTACGGTTTCTGTTTTAGCTTCAGTTTCTTTTTTATCGCGATTTCTAAATCTAAAATTTCTAAAATCTGATTCATTTACTTTTACAACTGCAGTAGCTTTAAAACAAGTATAATTCCCAATTTGCTTTGATTCCCCTTCCATTTTCCAATCGTATTTTGGCAACGAATCTTTAATTAAAAATTCTTTTCCAAAAAATTCTCTATCTACAATAAATTGTTTGTCTTTTACATTTTTATAATGTGTTCCACCACCGCCCATCATCGAGGCCATCATTCTTCTTCCGCCTTGTTCTCCTGGTGCATCTAATTTTTCTTCTTCTTTATAAATAGAAGCTGATTTATCAAAATTTAAAATAAAAGTTTTTTCAAACATTTTTTTCATTCGCTCTTCAATTTGCTTTTGCATTTCGGGTGTAATTTCTTTATTCCCACTAATTCCTTTTGCAAATTCAGCTGTACTTGTTTTAGATTCATAAACTGCCATTCCTTGAAAATTCTGAGCTTGTACAAACCCAGCTATCATTAATATTGAAGCAATAATTATTTTTTTCATTGTTTTTGAATAGATTAGATATTGTTTAGACTTTCAAAAGTGCAATTTGTTACACAATTTATCTACTAATATTCTGTTAAAGTAGTATATTAGACCTTTAAAATTCAAATAAGTTTAAAGAATGTTTCAAAAAAAATGTTTTCTGTTTTTTTTATTTTTCTTGATGTGTGAAATTACTTTTTCGCAAGAAAGCGTATATGCTGAAAAAATAGACAATACGACATTGTTAACAGAAACTTTTTTAGGATTTGATAACCAACAAAATCTGTATTCAATAAAAGACAATGTGTTATCTAAACAGCACGAACTTATCAATTATCAATATAAAAATGTGAGTTTAGGTAAAATTACTCGTGTAGATTTTCAAAATCCGTTGCAAATTGTAGTTTTTTATAACGATTTCAATACTGCAATTTTACTAGACAATCAATTAAACGAAACCAAAAAAATTGATTTTAATTTACTTTCAGAAGCTGTAAATATTGATGCAATCGCTTTATCTTCGCAAAACCAGTTGTGGTTTTTTGATGCTATTTCGTCAAAAATTGGATTGTATAATTTAACTAACGATAGCTTTAAATGGATTTCAACTACATTAGAACATCCGATAAAACATTACCATTCGAATTACACCCATTTTTACTGGCTGAATGATAAAAACAAATTTCATTCCATATCTATTTATGGCACTATTGAAACATTTGATCGTTTTCCAGAATTTGATACCATTCAATTAATTAACAATGAAATTGCCTTGTATACAAATGACAATCAATTGCTATATTATGAAATCGCCAATAACAGAAGTACAAAAATTAAAATTGCTGAAAATTTCGTTACTAATTTTTTCTTTGCGGATGGAATTTTAGCTATTTTTACGCAAAATGAAATTACTAATTATAAAATAATTTTACCATAATGCACATAGCAGTCGCAGGAAACATCGGAGCAGGAAAAACAACATTAACGAAACTATTAGCCAAACATTTTAAATGGGAACCGCACTTTGAAGATGTAGTTG
It encodes the following:
- a CDS encoding alpha/beta fold hydrolase, whose product is MSKIQKIVFQNVPLQNGVVQAKVILSYQLFGQPVGSAPLVVVNHALTGNSQVIGENGWWQSLIGDDKIIDTKKYAVLAFNIPGNGYQDKENLIENYQDFTNHDIANLFWKGIDSFKVTQIFAVIGGSLGGAIAWEMTVIRPKAIANLIPVATSWKASDWLIGNVLIQDLILNNSKNPIHDARIHAMLLYRTPESLQEKFHAQLQNLEGLFQVESWLLHHGEKLQNRFQLSAYKLMNHLLKTTDIFKNRNQAEVIKNITSNIYLISMDSDYFFTANEIKTAFLEIKNYKNNAYYHEIKSIHGHDAFLIEFEQLNNILKPIFN
- a CDS encoding T9SS-dependent choice-of-anchor J family protein, giving the protein MIKKLLSLSFLLVSLTFQAQNLISEGFDTFANLAGLGWTTTNQSLPLGASTWAQGGGTAFTTGGQAGGTTSFTLCNFNSTTGAGTISNWLITPTISLQNGDVITFYSRAGGTGTGTIYPDRLEMRLNSTDVAASGNPVGDASVGAFTTLAVSINPTLTTSGYPFTWTQYSYTVSGLTGVVPCKVGFRYFVTNGGPSGANSNIIGLDTFSVDRPLSSDSFFKNNFSFYPNPVNNVLNISVKNEMTINNLSITDLNGRVVSSSSTAINSIDVSDLSSGVYFISIETNEGKGTAKFVKN
- a CDS encoding carboxypeptidase-like regulatory domain-containing protein, which produces MKKIILLLLMALSTSAFSQNIRFEGTVKDTTGVGLDMANIMAINQQTKAMDAYAITNEAGKFILNLKANTAYTIKASYIGFQSFEKTVNTTASNMNFPITLKEGTVLNDVEVVHEMPVTISGDTIIYNSDSFTNGTERKLEDVLKKLPGVEVNKDGEIEIEGKKVQKVMVEGKDFFDGDTKLATKNIPADALDKIQVLRNYNEVSNLKGLENNEESIALNIKLKEGKKNFWFGDMTAGIGVGHEEERYIINPKLFYYNPKYSLNIIGNKNNIGELPLTAQDYFKFTGGFKNMMRKGGSSFNVTSNDLGILGLRNNQAANIESTFGAANFSFNPTKAWTLSGFGILLGNKTEIETTNISNRIDNLPDGTSQTITETRQDFTRQDSKQALLKLSSSYVPSEKMHFDYDALVKFSDQKENSSVFSNLLSDIYTNKKQNPFSLNQNLNYYYTLNDKHVFAAEFQHLFQEEDPFYNANLETQPFVLSGYNGTQLRDDVNQSRFVKTNKLDSKFDYYYMVTPKSNINLTLGNTYSYQNFNSSIFQILDDGSQNNLSAVENSNDVNYSFNDVFLGVHYKFLLGKFTFNPGFSVHQYNMNDEQLGTSNKQSFNRILPDVYALWQIKKSETLTYNYSLSNNFTDINRLAQGYVFSNYNSLFSGNRFLENSTSQVHSLRYFKYNMFNFENIFANISYSKQVDAIKNKSLLTGVNQVSSAVNINSSFADESLSGSGNYGRSFAKYYKANIRASLNWNKFNNIRVYPDSDTDPNNNPTEIQTTESFNQSYTIGFSTNYKTIPNLGLSYNYSISDNFSDVIYTDSPSLTLEYYFLDAFSFTSEYNFYHNYNKSKTIDSEYDFLTASLIYQKKDSKWEWKLSGTNLLDTKSLDTNSFSQLGGTSNFSSYRVQPRFLILSLKYNL
- a CDS encoding GLPGLI family protein, which translates into the protein MKKIIIASILMIAGFVQAQNFQGMAVYESKTSTAEFAKGISGNKEITPEMQKQIEERMKKMFEKTFILNFDKSASIYKEEEKLDAPGEQGGRRMMASMMGGGGTHYKNVKDKQFIVDREFFGKEFLIKDSLPKYDWKMEGESKQIGNYTCFKATAVVKVNESDFRNFRFRNRDKKETEAKTETVKDTTKANKTNFTEDWEMPKENTITAWYCPEIPVNQGPENYWGLPGLILEVNDGKTVMLCTKIVMNTKDKVEIKPVTKGKEVTQTEYNDIVKKKMEEMQEMNSGPGGQQRGGFRMSR
- the metK gene encoding methionine adenosyltransferase, which translates into the protein MAYLFTSESVSEGHPDKVADQISDALIDNFLAFDPESKVACETLVTTGQVILAGEVKSNTYLDVQTIARDVIKKIGYTKSEYMFEANSCGVLSAIHEQSADINQGVDRASKEEQGAGDQGMMFGYATNETAEFMPLALKLSHQLLQDLADLRRENNEITYLRPDAKSQVTLEYSDDNKPVRIDAIVVSTQHDDFADEPTMLAKIKKDIIEILIPRVIAKNPQYAHLFNDAIKYHINPTGKFVIGGPHGDTGLTGRKIIVDTYGGKGAHGGGAFSGKDPSKVDRSAAYATRHIAKNLVAAGVADEILVQVSYAIGVAEPTSINVNTYGTAKVNLTDGEISKVVESIFDMRPYFIEQRLKLRNPIYSETAAYGHMGRTPETVTKTFSAPGGLTKTVSVELFTWEKLDFVDKVKAAFKI
- a CDS encoding O-acetylhomoserine aminocarboxypropyltransferase/cysteine synthase family protein, yielding MSTHKFATNALHAGHDVTKNGGTRAVPIYQTTSYVFKNSDHAANLFGLAEAGFIYTRLNNPTNDILEQRLAKLEGGIGAVVTASGTAAISTALLTLLKAGDHIVASNSLYGGTYNLLNVTLPRLGITTTFVDPSNPENFLNAAQENTRVFFAESLGNPKLDVLDLKAISKAAQTYKVPFIVDNTVVTPFLLNPIEHGANIVIHSLTKYIGGNGTSLGGVIIDAGNFDWSNGKFPEFTEPSAGYHGLKYYEVLGAASFIAKVRIEGLRDLGAALSPFNAFQIIQGLETLAIRIKKHSENALELAKWLQKRSEVAWVNYPGLISSKYYNLAQQYLPEGQSGIVTFGLKGGYEAAKKVADDTQFFSLLANIGDTKSLIIHPASTTHQQLSEEQQIATGVTKDLIRLSVGLEDIEDLKADLQSVFEKLPVQNLV